Proteins encoded together in one Anas acuta chromosome 10, bAnaAcu1.1, whole genome shotgun sequence window:
- the RGS9BP gene encoding regulator of G-protein signaling 9-binding protein produces MVKEECKALLDALSKVTACYRHMVLTIGGTSDSQNLREELKKTRQKAQELAVANRNKLTAVLKDKSVSKEDKAEFERLWVIFSTCLEILEIDMRRALELGHEFPLNVPKKHLIQTGMSGGTSGVAARAMSIQNMKYEAEHNIDVVDLKDLENEINQVGEMMYEMEMKVSVPQWTVEAKQDPGAELKSTISMGASSIGMISVEENKSFCDISKILAGIIFSAVLIIAIVLAVCVVKLS; encoded by the coding sequence ATGGTGAAGGAGGAGTGCAAGGCGTTGTTGGATGCGCTCAGTAAGGTGACCGCCTGCTACCGGCACATGGTGCTGACCATCGGCGGCACCTCGGACTCGCAGAACCTGCGCGAAGAGCTCAAGAAAACCCGGCAAAaagcccaggagctggcggtGGCCAACAGGAACAAGCTGACCGCGGTCCTGAAGGACAAAAGTGTGAGTAAGGAGGACAAAGCCGAGTTCGAGAGGCTATGGGTGATTTTCTCCACGTGCCTAGAGATCCTGGAGATCGACATGAGGAGGGCCCTGGAGCTGGGCCACGAGTTCCCGCTGAACGTCCCCAAAAAGCACCTGATACAAACGGGCATGAGCGGGGGAACCTCTGGCGTGGCCGCTAGGGCGATGAGCATCCAGAACATGAAATATGAGGCTGAGCACAATATAGATGTGGTGGATTTGAAAGACCTAGAAAACGAAATCAATCAGGTAGGAGAAATGATGTATGAGATGGAAATGAAGGTCAGTGTCCCTCAGTGGACGGTAGAGGCTAAGCAAGACCCTGGGGCTGAACTCAAATCCACCATCAGCATGGGCGCATCTTCTATTGGCATGATCTctgtggaggaaaataaatccttctgtGATATCAGCAAAATTCTAGCTGGGATTATTTTCTCCGCTGTCCTCATTATTGCCATTGTCCTGGCAGTGTGCGTGGTAAAGCTCTCTTAG
- the NUDT19 gene encoding acyl-coenzyme A diphosphatase NUDT19, whose amino-acid sequence MNPRLRHWREAATLLLAAGTGARPGRSALGPCDYEVLLLKRSSRSGFAPGAHVFPGGLVEAADFSAAWLGLLPASPLCGLGSVKPPPAGSGRAPIFATDRRQLGSPLPGEVAFRICAIRETFEEAGILLLAPGSGPGESGGAGPLPAESLLSAAEVGEWRRRVREDAGCFLQLCRHLGCVPNIWALHEWSNWLTPVGRAGPGGRRYDTAFYLCCLGERPPHASEDEREVTACLWSSPPEAIELFKSREISLAPPQFYELCRLCNFSSLHELHKFSSDRALEGCECWMPIMLTASDGLIQLLPGDELYPEDPDYTGEMNTVMSTDKMVEDLMKEGSTFHRIVIKNINSLALYVNIQAKYKHMNPLMINTDCSDYNSRL is encoded by the exons ATGAACCCGCGGCTGCGGCACTGGCGCGAGGCGGCTACACTGCTGCTGGCGGCGGGCACGGGTGCGCGGCCGGGGCGCTCCGCGCTCGGTCCCTGCGACTacgaggtgctgctgctgaagcgGAGCTCCCGCAGCGGCTTCGCGCCCGGCGCACACGTCTTCCCGGGCGGCCTGGTGGAGGCGGCGGACTTCTCGGCGGCTTGGTTGGGGCTGCTGCCCGCCTCGCCGCTCTGCGGGCTGGGCTCCGTGAAGCCGCCGCCTGCGGGCAGCGGCCGGGCGCCGATCTTCGCCACGGACCGGCGGCAGCTGGGCTCGCCGCTGCCCGGGGAAGTCGCCTTCCGTATCTGCGCCATCCGGGAGACTTTCGAAGAGGCGGggatcctgctgctggcacccggGAGCGGGCCGGGGgagagcggcggggccgggccgctgCCCGCGGAGAGCCTGCTGTCGGCCGCCGAGGTGGGAGAGTGGCGGCGCCGGGTGCGGGAGGATGCgggctgcttcctgcagctctgccggCACCTGGGCTGCGTGCCCAACATCTGGGCGCTGCACGAGTGGAGCAACTGGCTCACCCCGGTCGGCAGGGCCGGCCCCGGCGGCCGCCGCTACGACACGGCCTTCTACCTGTGCTGCCTGGGCGAGCGGCCACCCCACGCCTCCGAGGACGAGCGGGAGGTGACGGCCTGCCTG TGGTCATCACCTCCAGAAGCCATTGAACTCTTTAAATCTCGAGAAATATCACTTGCTCCCCCTCAGTTCTATGAATTGTGTAGGCTGTGCAACTTCTCTTCACTTCATGAATTACACAAGTTCAGCTCTGATCGAGCTCTAGAGGGATGTGAATGTTGGATGCCTATAATGTTAACTGCTTCAGATGGCTTAATTCAGCTATTACCag GAGATGAATTATACCCAGAAGATCCAGATTATACAGGGGAAATGAACACAGTCATGTCAACAGATAAGATGGTTGAAGATCTCATGAAAGAGGGTAGTACGTTTCACAGGatagtaataaaaaacataaacagtCTTGCTCTCTATGTTAACATTCAGGCAAAATATAAGCATATGAATCCATTGATGATAAACACTGATTGTTCAGACTACAATAGTAGATTGTAA